From Aspergillus fumigatus Af293 chromosome 5, whole genome shotgun sequence, a single genomic window includes:
- a CDS encoding putative nuclear distribution protein RO10 has product MAHELQGRKHISQTSKLSPAFCRMALENDSIAGTTIELLEARLQRLTYLLTGDTSWTGTPTAPAKPASLDDTVSRRLLRLEKDLENLSRTIPAVRDVLQLHDRFPDLFRPTPSQSVPENLTMQNLASIVLSYASAFPETASRLTSLNDLPVPDAQASASLVQLQPRLDQLARTQEEQAREISELRVRTARVLQRWYEVGLVGSGECWAEWEGRLEDVEREVKREEVVRERRAREI; this is encoded by the exons ATGGCGCATGAGCTCCAGGGACGAAAACACATATCCCAAACATCAAAATTGTCACCTGCTTTTTGTAGAATGGCTCTCGAAAATGACTCGATAGCCGGGACCACaattgagcttctggaagcTCGCCTCCAACGACTCACCTACCTCCTCACAGGCGACACAAGCTGGACGGGCACTCCCACCGCGCCCGCCAAACCCGCCTCCCTCGACGACACGGTCTCGCGGCGCCTCCTCCGTCTAGAAAAAGATCTTGAGAATCTCAGCAGGACTATCCCCGCTGTACGAGATGTTCTACAGCTCC ATGATCGCTTCCCCGACCTCTTCCGTCCTACACCTTCGCAATCCGTCCCGGAGAACCTGACAATGCAGAACCTCGCCTCGATTGTCCTCTCGTACGCTTCCGCATTCCCGGAGACCGCGTCCAGACTCACTTCGTTAAATGACCTGCCTGTCCCGGACGCCCAAGCGTCGGCGTCTCTCGTCCAGCTGCAGCCGCGTCTGGATCAATTGGCTCGTACccaggaggaacaggcgaGGGAGATATCTGAGCTCCGCGTCCGGACAGCGCGGGTGTTGCAGCGCTGGTATGAGGTTGGGCTGGTGGGGAGCGGCGAGTGCTGGGCTGAATGGGAGGGACGGCTGGAGGATGTGGAGCGGGAGGTGAAAAgggaggaggtggtgagggagagaagagcGAGAGAGATTTGA
- a CDS encoding putative serine/threonine protein kinase codes for MTQPEDFSPSGREVEQGHEPGCYYPSCSEEPSQQVIAGGIHTGRFERSTETNSLDCRVRAFKQSDDVPCNSNEAGPSGMERSSLAVDTLKTAKTGTTSSTPPRSIFSCPRAHSLSSSFSNPAPKQAPLYLASMSLKCLFPRLHNKVDDVHKPDMRSAVNTSTRNDTNRVNESFKSSSSGVAKETGRCLASRSDSSLVLAKCRTWGTLPDHLEIPDVSIPVDGKGKSALADAVLPETFTVDSCKLGDEFVDTSIIPGLRSKVIGKGVTATVKLMHRKGTGKQQYYAVKEFRRSRKENLQAYDRKVKLEFSIAKNLHHPNVVETIRLCSHAGRWSHVMEYCSQGDLFTIVQQRYLSFESQLCLFKQLFQGVAYLHSIGIAHRDIKLENLLLTQDSHLKITDFGCAKVFSELRRDLRSNDAECGEVFGKIRKCGPGVCGSLPYIAPEVLAEDRKCPCNPYATVCYGLLTVVQSPGSYDPRFADIWSCAIVCLAVIHCGTPWGAAEEKDAGYSRFLKWWEEFLRSEPDRIVTGDVYPRIGKFFSDLRTKTLLRLILRMLHPIPEKRTTICDVMNDRWIKRIECCCPEPGKPSNCFEEFDGIIYRKVHNHLPPAKKGFLQRCI; via the exons ATGACTCAGCCTGAGGATTTCTCACCTTCTGGCAGAGAAGTGGAACAAGGGCACGAGCCAGGCTGCTATTACCCCTCTTGTTCTGAAGAGCCAAGTCAACAGGTCATAGCAGGGGGTATCCATACTGGACGCTTTGAACGTAGCACCGAAACAAACAGCTTGGATTGCAGAGTTCGGGCCTTTAAGCAGTCTGACGACGTGCCATGCAACTCGAATGAAGCTGGGCCTTCGGGGATGGAAAGAAGCTCTTTGGCCGTCGATACGTTGAAGACTGCGAAGACAGGGACCACATCCTCGACGCCACCTCGGTCGATCTTCAGCTGTCCACGGGCCCATTCATTATCTTCGTCATTTAGCAATCCGGCTCCCAAGCAAGCGCCGCTTTACCTCGCCTCTATGTCACTCAAATGTCTCTTTCCTCGTTTACACAATAAAGTTGATGACGTACATAAGCCGGATATGCGGTCCGCCGTCAACACGTCCACCAGAAACGACACCAATA GGGTAAACGAATCAttcaagtcatcatcttcgggCGTAGCTAAGGAGACAGGCCGTTGCCTTGCTTCTCGCTCAGACAGTTCTCTGGTACTCGCTAAATGTCGCACATGGGGCACACTCCCTGATCACCTCGAGATACCGGACGTTTCAATTCCAGTGGATGGAAAAGGCAAGTCTGCGCTTGCAGATGCAGTTCTTCCCGAGACTTTCACAGTTGATAGCTGCAAACTTGGTGACGAATTTGTCGACACCAGCATCATTCCTGGCTTGCGGAGCAAGGTCATTGGTAAAGGTGTCACGGCTACTGTCAAATTAATGCACAGGAAAGGGACCGGAAAGCAGCAATATTATGCGGTGAAGGAATTTCGCAGAAGTCGCAAGGAGAACCTGCAAGCTTATGACAGAAAGGTGAAACTTGAGTTCAGCATCGCCAAGAACTTACATCATCCTAATGTCGTGGAGACTATTCGTCTTTGCTCCCACGCAGGCCGTTGGTCTCATGTTATGGAATACTGCAGTCAAGGGGACTTGTTTACAATCGTGCAACAACGATATCTTTCTTTTGAAAGTCAGCTGTGCCTGTTCAAACAACTCTTCCAAGGCGTTGCATATTTACATAGCATTGGAATTGCGCACCGCGATATCAAACTGGAAAATTTGCTCTTGACGCAAGACAGTCACTTAAAAATCACCGACTTCGGATGCGCCAAAGTCTTCAGTGAGCTCCGCCGAGATCTGCGGTCAAATGACGCGGAATGCGGGGAAGTATTTGGTAAAATTCGCAAATGTGGCCCTGGTGTTTGTGGTAGCCTGCCATATATTGCACCGGAAGTTCTAGCAGAAGATCGTAAGTGCCCCTGCAACCCCTATGCTACCGTATGTTATGGTCTCCTAACCGTCGTTCAATCCCCAGGAAGTTACGACCCGCGCTTCGCCGACATATGGTCCTGCGCCATCGTTTGCCTTGCCGTGATTCACTGCGGTACGCCGTGGGGCGCcgcagaagaaaaggatgCCGGGTATTCTCGTTTTCTCAAATGGTGGGAAGAGTTCCTGAGAAGCGAGCCGGACCGAATTGTCACAGGGGATGTATATCCTAGAATCGGGAAATTCTTCTCGGATCTTCGCACAAAAACTCTTCTGCGTCTTATATTACGGATGCTCCATCCTATCCCAGAGAAACGGACTACCATTTGCGACGTGATGAATGATCGCTGGATCAAGAGGATTGAATGTTGTTGCCCGGAACCAGGCAAGCCATCTAATTGCTTTGAGGAATTTGATGGCATAATTTATCGGAAGGTTCACAATCATTTACCCCCGGCAAAAAAAGGTTTCCTCCAGCGCTGTATCTAG
- a CDS encoding SET domain protein, which translates to MTAKRRAPDDSVEDLTERPEPETSKKVRFQLPQNEESLPEKDVPATNTDNELMARRRLMRVNELVHDILAAMYYDIHLLCWLRNHLMQNRIKRYPDLHFYKNQHQEATWLLDRAIRQEMLAKVGLHDWTYTSKQEADRVGQFIRRFNWRLLAICALSEAFRLAFHNENQQVWAALMLKIRENWTSIDVFAQSRGLDWQGQLLKHADKQIPGLQYALIPRIDVAYDHFHHMVIANGSIRKPVYEGHNQINISHGNKFNPSYFKDKKDPTIRIHDRDGPCDLCYAERGCNCKIPRPTLAMCFVELVDYPQRGIGVRALARFKKGDILDEYVGELRPLDYTDDRVYGLLHESKMTEGHPLALISAKQHGNWTRYLNHSCKPSTTFLKMTVGKRTIMAVQAVRDIDIFEEITVDYGTGYWKNRKCLCGEPGCCSQAATEEETDA; encoded by the coding sequence ATGACAGCGAAGAGACGAGCGCCCGACGACTCTGTGGAGGATCTGACAGAACGACCTGAGCCCGAAACGTCCAAGAAAGTACGATTCCAGCTTCCTCAGAATGAGGAAAGCCTTCCTGAGAAAGACGTTCCAGCTACAAATACAGACAACGAGCTGATGGCAAGAAGGCGTTTAATGCGTGTGAACGAGCTGGTTCACGATATTCTGGCTGCTATGTACTACGACATCCATCTGCTCTGCTGGCTCCGCAATCACCTCATGCAGAACCGTATCAAACGCTATCCGGACCTACATTTCTACAAAAACCAGCATCAAGAAGCAACCTGGCTATTAGACAGAGCTATTCGCCAGGAAATGCTTGCGAAGGTAGGCCTTCACGATTGGACTTACACATCGAAGCAGGAAGCAGACCGTGTTGGCCAATTCATTCGAAGATTTAATTGGAGGTTGTTGGCCATTTGTGCACTCTCAGAAGCCTTCCGGTTGGCATTTCATAACGAAAATCAACAGGTCTGGGCAGCTTTGATGCTCAAGATCAGAGAAAACTGGACCAGCATTGACGTGTTTGCGCAGTCGCGAGGCTTGGACTGGCAAGGCCAGCTATTGAAACATGCGGACAAACAGATACCGGGGCTCCAGTACGCCCTGATCCCAAGGATCGATGTAGCTTATGACCACTTTCATCATATGGTTATTGCAAATGGCTCTATTCGAAAGCCTGTGTACGAAGGGCACAACCAGATCAACATCAGCCACGGGAATAAATTCAATCCCAGCTACTtcaaagacaagaaagaccCCACAATTCGCATTCATGATCGCGACGGACCTTGCGACCTTTGTTATGCAGAGCGCGGATGCAACTGCAAAATACCTCGCCCCACTCTTGCAATGTGTTTTGTTGAACTTGTTGACTACCCTCAAAGGGGGATTGGGGTAAGGGCTCTGGCCAGATTCAAGAAGGGAGACATACTCGACGAGTATGTCGGAGAGCTTCGGCCTTTAGACTACACGGATGACCGTGTATACGGTCTTCTGCACGAATCCAAGATGACTGAAGGTCATCCCCTCGCTCTGATATCGGCGAAACAGCATGGGAATTGGACTCGGTACCTCAATCACTCTTGCAAACCGTCGACGACGTTTCTCAAGATGACTGTCGGCAAGAGAACCATTATGGCTGTCCAGGCAGTTAGGGATATCGACATTTTCGAGGAGATTACTGTTGATTATGGCACAGGCTACTGGAAGAATAGAAAGTGTCTTTGTGGGGAACCTGGTTGTTGCTCGCAGGCGGCCACCGAAGAGGAGACTGACGCTTGA
- a CDS encoding ubiquitin-associated-like domain-containing protein produces the protein MASEPSEEAITNFVNFTSTSREHAIRFLKANDLNSNKAINAYFEDPTPPQLEAGSFQHDERVPSFQIEQSDPVVGISSGVPPSRPPSMSNLCEQAQTTQYQGHKTGPAHGAADVAEATGMTLAEQEERELQEAVAMSLNQNLGHQEMGITSSNQSNFGKATRDHYDEGAWAMTLFNSSAQEIIISPDPADRRRVADEPAFLRPSQDNLYLGGLLTILHSIPLAREALLLRNKVLPKYGHDPQWWNGQPINLPKIVTMQDAQDGDTAWDDILYETQRLVAFLDATNRAFGSVDALSSLKSMVSYDSESGISQFLEKWQEAAVRADPGNQLATVFSSNAFKCPLSVYDTPIQKEFFILDPFVEPDHGQTLYDVLDRTIWSDRPGEELDDVWLEHVAEVLMIKLDSSDSAKSVDVKIPAVFYPDRYLATCKDLARDFRARRLQVYEEINKLEALMNRFSVSKSVFHRGLGSREILEKAAVAASFTLPKSLANGRGDLALTPEAANAEAQRLAAELRDLSSKIEDKLKDLQNRRQKAVKTLRNYSKFLTEPSESPTEPPQHRYTLRGVCTEPHITYVLRPVTSHNSEQATDLQPSAGDRWQWWRISFSTDDAKARRAETNRDGKAAASAADVVGYTARKVREIEVLHAAREESKNVLLVYANSNAISVQAQPLPAELQTFVDVDNQAFEAEFDEAAVGDSMEGQISNANAASGELESPSHLEGQDHQLATSDPSVSRKVNVFDYEIPSFDDEMESSQEMQERGRPGLLSTAGAAQPSRTMTQHR, from the exons ATGGCCTCCGAACCGTCAGAGGAAGCTATCACGAACTTTGTGAACTTCACAAGCACATCGCGGGAGCATGCAATACGATTTCTGAAG GCCAATGACCTCAACTCGAATAAAGCTATCAACGCATATTTTGAAGATCCGACTCCGCCCCAATTAGAG GCAGGTAGTTTTCAACATGACGAGAGAGTACCCT CCTTCCAGATTGAACAGTCAGACCCTGTTGTCGGAATATCCTCTGGCGTACCTCCTTCGCGCCCCCCGTCGATGTCGAATTTGTGTGAACAAGCACAGACCACACAGTATCAAGGGCATAAAACGGGTCCTGCTCACGGCGCTGCAG ATGTAGCGGAGGCAACAGGTATGACACTTGCTGAACAGGAGGAGCGTGAACTTCAGGAAGCAGTGGCTATGTCATTGAACCAGAACCTGGGCCATCAAGAGATGGGGATCACCAGCTCAAATCAATCGAATTTCGGCAAAGCCACGCGGGATCACTATGATGAAGGCGCATGGGCAATGACTCTTTTCAATTCGAGTGCGCAAGAGATAATCATCAGCCCAGACCCAGCGGACCGCAGAAGAGTAGCAGATGAACCGGCGTTCCTTCGCCCATCCCAGGATAATCTGTACCTGGGTGGGCTGTTGACTATTTTGCATTCAATCCCTTTGGCGCGGGAGGCTCTTCTTCTACGAAATAAGGTCCTCCCGAAGTACGGTCATGACCCGCAGTGGTGGAACGGCCAGCCGATCAATTTACCTAAAATAGTCACAATGCAAGATGCGCAAGACGGTGACACGGCCTGGGACGACATCCTTTACGAAACTCAAAGACTTGTTGCTTTTCTAGATGCGACAAATCGCGCATTCGGTAGTGTCGATGCTCTTTCAAGCCTGAAAAGTATGGTATCTTACGACTCCGAAAGCGGCATCAGTCAATTCTTGGAGAAATGGCAGGAAGCCGCCGTCAGAGCGGACCCTGGAAACCAATTGGCAACAGTGTTCTCGTCAAACGCATTCAAATGTCCCCTTTCAGTGTATGACACGCCAATCCAAAAAGAGTTCTTTATCCTTGACCCGTTCGTGGAGCCCGATCACGGTCAAACTCTCTACGATGTGCTAGATCGGACCATCTGGTCCGACAGACCAGGGGAAGAGCTAGATGACGTATGGCTGGAACATGTGGCTGAAGTTTTGATGATCAAATTGGATAGCTCTGACTCAGCGAAATCTGTGGATGTGAAGATACCAGCGGTCTTCTACCCGGATCGGTACCTCGCCACTTGCAAGGACCTAGCGCGTGATTTCCGTGCGCGACGGCTTCAAGTTTACGAAGAGATTAACAAGTTAGAGGCGTTGATGAATCGCTTCTCTGTCTCGAAATCGGTCTTTCATAGAGGGCTTGGATCTAGGGAGATACTAGAAAAAGCCGCTGTTGCTGCATCTTTCACTTTGCCCAAGAGTCTTGCCAATGGAAGAGGTGACTTGGCTTTGACACCGGAAGCAGCAAACGCCGAGGCGCAAAGATTGGCCGCAGAGTTGAGAGATCTCTCAAGCAAGATCGAAGACAAGCTGAAAG ATTTGCAGAACAGGAGACAGAAAGCTGTTAAAACGCTTCGAAACTACTCCAAGTTCCTCACTGAACCTTCGGAATCACCTACAGAGCCACCACAACATCGGTACACGTTGCGCGGCGTGTGTACGGAGCCACATATTACTTATGTCCTCAGACCCGTCACATCCCACAACTCTGAGCAAGCGACAGATCTACAGCCGAGCGCAGGAGATCGGTGGCAATGGTGGCGAATAAGCTTCTCTACTGACGATGCAAAGGCCCGACGAGCAGAGACCAATCGAGATGGGAAGGCTGCAGCAAGCGCGGCCGATGTCGTGGGGTATACTGCGCGCAAAGTTCGAGAGATCGAAGTGCTTCACGCTGCTCGTGAAGAGTCCAAAAATGTCCTTCTCGTCTATGCAAATTCTAACGCGATAAGCGTTCAGGCTCAGCCGCTGCCAGCCGAACTTCAA ACCTTTGTGGATGTGGATAATCAAGCATTCGAAGCGGAGTTTGATGAAGCAGCCGTTGGAGATTCTATGGAGGGGCAAATTTCAAATGCAAACGCTGCCTCTGGTGAACTCGAGTCTCCGTCTCATCTCGAGGGACAAGACCACCAACTGGCGACTTCTGATCCGTCTGTCAGTAGAAAAGTGAACGTATTCGACTATGAGATTCCGTCcttcgatgatgagatggaatCTAGCCAGGAGATGCAGGAAAGAGGTAGACCGGGTTTACTGAGCACAGCAGGGGCTGCGCAACCATCTCGAACTATGACTCAACATAGAtga